One Acidobacteriota bacterium genomic window carries:
- a CDS encoding toll/interleukin-1 receptor domain-containing protein, with amino-acid sequence MQVFISHSDSDSPLAARVSRALRKAGLQVWDPDLHLFPGDNWPAEVGRALEESDAMVVLLTPSSISSPHVKAEMMYALGSKSYRNRLIPVAVGGREQLPKGEIPWIVRKLHWVDLPNPESADPEVKPIAAALLGQA; translated from the coding sequence ATGCAGGTCTTCATCAGCCACTCCGATTCGGATTCTCCGCTGGCCGCCCGCGTGTCCAGGGCGCTCCGGAAGGCCGGACTGCAGGTGTGGGATCCGGATCTCCACCTCTTCCCGGGCGATAACTGGCCGGCCGAGGTGGGCCGCGCGCTCGAAGAGTCCGACGCCATGGTCGTTCTCTTGACGCCCAGCTCGATCAGTTCGCCGCACGTCAAGGCTGAGATGATGTACGCGCTGGGTTCGAAGAGCTACAGAAACCGACTGATTCCCGTCGCAGTCGGTGGTCGGGAGCAGCTTCCGAAGGGCGAGATTCCCTGGATCGTCCGAAAGCTGCACTGGGTGGATCTGCCGAACCCGGAGAGCGCCGATCCCGAAGTCAAGCCCATCGCCGCGGCGCTCCTCGGCCAGGCCTGA
- the urtE gene encoding urea ABC transporter ATP-binding subunit UrtE: MLRIRNLNQSYGGSRTLWDIDLDVAAGTRLCLMGRNGVGKTTLLKCVMGLVPVESGSIAFGDVDLLARPPESRARMGIGYVPQGREVFPQLTVEENLRIGLAARRDGVRSIPASVFELFPVLKRMLQRRGGDLSGGQQQQLAIGRALVLEPKLLILDEPTEGIQPNIVHEIGDIILRLNDEAGVTVLLVEQKLPFARRVASEFRILDKGRAVAGGAIDELSDDDIRDYLTV; the protein is encoded by the coding sequence CTGCTCCGCATCCGCAACCTCAACCAGTCGTACGGCGGCAGCCGCACGCTGTGGGATATCGACCTGGACGTGGCGGCGGGGACGCGCCTGTGCCTGATGGGACGCAACGGCGTAGGCAAGACCACGCTGCTCAAGTGCGTGATGGGTCTGGTGCCGGTCGAGTCCGGGAGCATCGCGTTCGGTGACGTCGACCTGCTCGCGCGACCGCCGGAGAGCCGCGCGCGGATGGGCATCGGCTACGTGCCGCAGGGGCGCGAGGTCTTCCCGCAGCTCACCGTCGAGGAGAACCTGCGCATCGGCCTGGCGGCGCGGCGCGACGGCGTGCGGAGCATCCCGGCGAGCGTGTTCGAGCTGTTTCCGGTGCTGAAGCGGATGCTCCAGCGCCGCGGAGGCGACCTGTCGGGCGGCCAGCAGCAGCAGTTGGCGATAGGCAGGGCCCTGGTGCTCGAGCCGAAGCTGCTGATCCTGGACGAGCCGACGGAAGGGATCCAGCCGAACATCGTCCACGAGATCGGGGATATCATCCTCAGGCTCAACGACGAGGCCGGCGTCACCGTTCTGCTCGTCGAGCAGAAGCTGCCGTTCGCCCGGCGCGTGGCGAGCGAGTTCCGCATCCTGGACAAGGGACGTGCCGTGGCCGGCGGCGCCATCGACGAGTTGAGTGACGATGACATCCGCGACTACCTCACGGTGTGA
- a CDS encoding toll/interleukin-1 receptor domain-containing protein yields the protein MPTEVFVSHSHADQEFAERLVGVLRHHQIPVWYSDTDIQGAQQWHDEIGRALQRCDWFIVVLSPESVASMWVKRELLYALDQRRFEGRIAPLVHRTCDYEPLSWTLSQLQMIDFTRSFDDGCRALLRIWDVQYTP from the coding sequence GTGCCGACCGAGGTCTTCGTCTCGCATTCGCACGCAGATCAGGAGTTCGCCGAGCGGTTGGTCGGCGTTCTGCGCCACCATCAGATTCCGGTGTGGTACAGCGACACCGACATCCAGGGTGCCCAGCAGTGGCACGACGAGATCGGCAGAGCGTTGCAGCGATGCGATTGGTTCATCGTCGTTCTCTCCCCGGAGTCCGTGGCTTCCATGTGGGTGAAGAGAGAACTTCTGTACGCCCTCGACCAACGCCGATTTGAGGGGCGCATCGCTCCGCTGGTGCATCGAACGTGTGACTACGAGCCGTTGTCCTGGACCCTGTCCCAGTTGCAGATGATCGATTTCACCCGCAGTTTCGATGACGGATGCCGCGCTCTGCTCCGAATCTGGGACGTGCAATACACCCCGTAG
- a CDS encoding urease accessory protein UreF, which translates to MSDWLAWQVVDSAFPVGVFAHSWGLEAAWQAGHVEDETALRRFLAESIQQTGWSALPLMSAAYERPERLAELDELNHAFLTNGVANRASRVQGRTLAATAARVWPSSAMSDLQARTRAGRAHVAPLSGVVFRTIGLSPETARKAVLYGAARGVLSAAVRLGIVGSYGAQRMQHAAATHLDATLERCRTLAPEEICQTAPIIDVLQGAHDRLYSRLFQS; encoded by the coding sequence ATGTCCGACTGGCTGGCGTGGCAGGTCGTGGACTCGGCGTTTCCCGTAGGGGTATTCGCGCACTCCTGGGGTCTCGAGGCGGCGTGGCAGGCGGGACACGTGGAGGACGAGACGGCCTTGCGGCGGTTCTTGGCGGAATCGATTCAGCAGACGGGATGGAGCGCGCTGCCGCTGATGAGCGCCGCTTACGAGCGACCCGAACGCCTGGCGGAACTGGACGAGCTGAACCACGCCTTCCTCACGAACGGCGTGGCCAACCGCGCCAGCCGCGTGCAGGGGCGGACGCTGGCCGCCACCGCGGCGCGGGTGTGGCCATCGAGCGCCATGAGCGACCTGCAGGCCCGGACCCGGGCCGGTCGGGCGCACGTGGCGCCGCTGTCGGGCGTCGTCTTTCGAACCATCGGGCTGTCGCCGGAGACGGCGCGCAAGGCGGTCCTCTACGGCGCGGCCCGCGGCGTGTTGTCGGCGGCGGTGCGTCTCGGAATCGTCGGCAGCTACGGGGCGCAGCGGATGCAGCATGCCGCCGCGACGCACCTCGACGCGACGCTGGAACGGTGTCGCACGCTTGCGCCCGAGGAAATTTGCCAGACGGCGCCGATCATCGACGTGCTCCAGGGAGCGCACGACCGCCTGTACTCGCGACTGTTCCAGTCCTAG
- the ureG gene encoding urease accessory protein UreG, producing MHDMIDRPYYHHDPAGNDPSEPGLFADRDTPHARDYRQRAFTVGIGGPVGSGKTALLLTLCRKLRDRYSLAVVTNDIFTKEDGEFLVRHEALETRRITAVETGGCPHTAVRDDVSQNLDALAQLMVQVQPELLFVESGGDNLAAQFSRDLADFTIYVIDVSGGDKIPRKGGPGITQSDLLVINKTDLATLVGADLDVMARDSRRMRGDGPFVFAQVTNGVGVDTITDAVVAGLEMTRPGSS from the coding sequence ATGCACGACATGATCGACCGCCCGTACTACCACCATGACCCGGCCGGGAACGATCCCTCCGAGCCCGGGCTTTTCGCGGACCGAGACACGCCGCACGCGCGTGACTACCGGCAGCGCGCCTTCACGGTAGGCATCGGCGGACCGGTCGGCAGCGGAAAGACGGCGCTGCTTCTAACGCTGTGCCGCAAGCTCCGGGACCGCTACAGCCTCGCGGTCGTGACGAACGACATCTTCACCAAGGAGGATGGCGAGTTCCTGGTGCGCCACGAGGCACTGGAGACCCGCCGCATCACCGCCGTCGAAACCGGCGGCTGCCCGCACACCGCGGTACGTGACGACGTCAGTCAGAACCTGGACGCGCTGGCGCAACTGATGGTGCAAGTGCAACCCGAACTGCTGTTCGTCGAGAGCGGGGGGGACAACCTGGCCGCCCAGTTCAGCCGCGACCTGGCGGACTTCACCATCTACGTCATCGACGTGTCCGGCGGCGACAAGATCCCCCGCAAGGGGGGGCCGGGCATCACCCAATCGGACCTGCTCGTGATCAACAAGACAGACCTGGCCACGCTCGTCGGCGCCGACCTCGACGTCATGGCCCGGGACTCGCGGCGCATGCGGGGCGACGGTCCGTTCGTGTTCGCCCAGGTCACCAACGGCGTGGGCGTGGACACCATCACCGACGCCGTGGTCGCGGGTCTGGAGATGACGCGCCCCGGGTCGTCCTGA
- the ureC gene encoding urease subunit alpha, whose amino-acid sequence MPHRIDRRHYADLYGPTRGDRLRLGDTGLVAEVEDDATVYGDECKFGGGKVLRDGMGQAAGVSDERALDCVITNALIVDWTGIRKADVGIKNGRIAGIGKAGNPDVMAGVGDDLVVGVTTEAIAGEGLVLTAGAIDAHIHFISPQQVYEAVASGVTTFIGGGTGPATGTKATTCTPGSRHIELMLQANDPLPMNFGFLGKGNTSLPEGIEEQIRSGAVGLKLHEDWGSTPATIDCCLTEADRFDVQVAIHTDTLNESGFVDASIAAFKGRTIHTYHTEGAGGGHAPDIIRVCGEPNVLPSSTNPTRPYTVNTLDEHLDMLMVCHHLDKNTPEDVAFAESRIRGKTIAAEDVLHDLGAISIMASDSQAMGRVGEVVTRTWQTADKMRSERGRLDAEQGDNDNLRIRRYVAKYTVNPAIAHGIAHEVGSVEVGKLADLVLWKPAFFGVKPELVLKGGFIAWAQMGDANASIPTPQPQLMRPMFGAFGRATGATSLAFVSGLSLQEGTVARYGLTKELSAVRGCRTIGKRDMKLNDALPRIEVDPETYVVTADGEVLTAEAAAVLPLAQRYCLF is encoded by the coding sequence ATGCCGCATCGCATCGACCGGCGGCACTACGCCGACCTGTACGGACCCACCCGCGGCGACCGGCTGCGCCTGGGAGACACCGGGCTGGTGGCGGAAGTCGAAGACGACGCAACCGTCTATGGAGACGAGTGCAAGTTCGGCGGCGGCAAGGTGCTGCGCGACGGCATGGGACAGGCCGCCGGCGTCTCGGACGAGCGCGCCCTCGACTGCGTGATCACCAACGCCCTGATCGTCGACTGGACCGGCATCCGCAAGGCGGACGTCGGCATCAAGAACGGGCGCATCGCGGGCATCGGAAAGGCGGGCAACCCGGACGTCATGGCCGGCGTCGGCGACGACCTCGTCGTGGGGGTGACCACCGAGGCCATCGCCGGCGAGGGGCTCGTCCTGACCGCCGGCGCCATCGACGCCCACATCCACTTCATCTCGCCGCAGCAGGTCTACGAGGCGGTCGCCAGCGGCGTCACCACGTTCATCGGGGGCGGCACCGGACCGGCCACCGGCACCAAGGCGACGACGTGCACGCCGGGCAGCCGGCACATCGAGCTGATGTTGCAGGCCAACGATCCGCTGCCGATGAACTTCGGCTTCCTGGGCAAGGGCAATACGTCGCTGCCGGAAGGCATCGAGGAGCAGATCCGGAGCGGCGCGGTCGGGCTGAAGCTGCACGAGGACTGGGGCTCGACGCCGGCCACCATCGACTGCTGCCTGACCGAGGCGGACCGCTTCGACGTGCAGGTGGCCATCCACACCGACACGCTCAACGAGTCGGGTTTCGTCGACGCCTCCATCGCGGCGTTCAAGGGCCGCACGATCCACACGTACCATACGGAAGGCGCCGGCGGCGGCCACGCCCCGGACATCATCCGCGTCTGCGGCGAGCCCAACGTCCTGCCGAGCTCGACCAACCCGACGCGCCCGTACACCGTCAACACCCTCGACGAGCATCTCGACATGCTCATGGTCTGCCACCACCTGGACAAGAACACGCCGGAGGACGTCGCTTTCGCCGAGAGCCGTATCCGTGGCAAGACGATCGCGGCCGAGGACGTGCTGCACGACCTGGGGGCGATCAGCATCATGGCGAGCGACAGCCAGGCCATGGGACGCGTGGGAGAGGTCGTCACGCGCACCTGGCAGACCGCCGACAAGATGCGGTCCGAGCGCGGCCGCCTGGACGCCGAGCAGGGTGACAACGACAACCTCCGGATCCGGCGCTACGTAGCCAAGTACACGGTGAACCCGGCGATCGCGCACGGGATCGCCCACGAGGTGGGCTCGGTGGAGGTGGGCAAGCTGGCCGACCTCGTGCTGTGGAAGCCGGCCTTCTTCGGGGTCAAGCCGGAGCTCGTCCTCAAGGGCGGATTCATCGCCTGGGCGCAGATGGGCGACGCCAACGCATCGATCCCGACGCCCCAGCCACAGTTGATGCGCCCGATGTTCGGCGCCTTCGGCCGGGCCACCGGGGCGACGTCGCTGGCCTTCGTATCCGGCCTCTCGCTGCAGGAGGGAACCGTCGCGCGCTACGGGCTCACGAAAGAGCTGTCGGCCGTGCGCGGGTGCCGTACGATCGGCAAGCGGGACATGAAGCTCAACGACGCGCTGCCGCGCATCGAGGTCGATCCGGAGACCTACGTCGTCACCGCCGACGGCGAAGTCCTGACGGCCGAGGCGGCCGCGGTCCTGCCGCTCGCGCAGCGCTACTGCTTGTTCTGA
- the urtC gene encoding urea ABC transporter permease subunit UrtC — MAVTRYLPAAIADRASVVFLAVLAAVALAAPILNLAVPESSPLHLSSYAVGLIGKYLCYALLALAVDFIWGYCGILSLGHAAFFALGGYAMGMYLMRQIGTRGVYGHPVLPDFMVFLNWTDLPWFWYGFDHFWFAMLMVALAPGALAFLFGWLAFRSRVTGVYLSIMTQALTYALMLAFFRNDMGFGGNNGFTDFKDLLGFDLQSDATRTTLLAATAVALGASYWICRSVLGSRAGRVLRAIRDAESRTRFLGYRVDIFKLSVFVLSAVLAGVAGALYVPQVGIINPSEFEPINSIEVVIWVAVGGRGTLWGAVAGAVLVNYAKTWFTGALPDLWLYALGALFVGVTLFLPRGLAGIRLPARRSA; from the coding sequence ATGGCGGTGACGAGGTACCTGCCGGCGGCAATCGCGGATCGCGCCAGCGTGGTGTTTCTGGCGGTGCTGGCGGCCGTCGCGCTGGCGGCGCCGATTCTCAACCTGGCCGTGCCCGAGTCGTCGCCGCTGCATCTGTCGAGCTATGCGGTCGGCCTGATCGGCAAGTACCTGTGCTATGCGCTGCTCGCGCTCGCGGTGGACTTCATCTGGGGCTACTGCGGCATCCTGAGCCTGGGGCACGCCGCGTTCTTCGCGCTCGGGGGCTACGCAATGGGGATGTACCTCATGCGCCAGATCGGCACCCGCGGCGTCTACGGGCACCCGGTCCTGCCCGACTTCATGGTGTTCCTGAACTGGACCGACCTGCCGTGGTTCTGGTACGGCTTCGACCACTTCTGGTTCGCGATGTTGATGGTGGCGCTGGCTCCCGGGGCGCTGGCGTTCCTGTTCGGGTGGCTCGCGTTCCGCTCGCGGGTCACCGGCGTGTATCTGTCGATCATGACGCAGGCGCTCACCTATGCCCTGATGCTCGCGTTCTTCCGTAACGACATGGGGTTCGGGGGCAACAACGGGTTCACCGACTTCAAGGACCTGCTCGGATTCGATCTGCAGAGCGACGCCACCCGTACGACACTCCTGGCGGCGACGGCGGTGGCGCTCGGAGCCAGCTACTGGATCTGCCGGTCGGTGCTCGGGTCGCGCGCCGGGCGGGTGCTGCGCGCCATCCGGGACGCCGAGAGCCGCACCCGTTTCCTGGGCTATCGTGTGGACATCTTCAAGCTGTCGGTGTTCGTGCTGTCCGCGGTGCTCGCCGGGGTGGCGGGCGCGCTGTACGTGCCGCAGGTGGGAATCATCAATCCCAGCGAGTTCGAGCCCATCAACTCGATCGAGGTGGTGATCTGGGTGGCGGTGGGCGGCCGGGGCACGCTGTGGGGAGCGGTCGCCGGGGCGGTGCTCGTCAACTACGCGAAGACCTGGTTCACCGGGGCGCTGCCCGACCTGTGGCTCTACGCGCTCGGCGCGCTGTTCGTGGGCGTCACCCTTTTCCTGCCCCGCGGTCTGGCCGGCATTCGGCTCCCGGCGAGGCGCAGCGCATGA
- a CDS encoding urease accessory protein UreD, with translation MTSATTSRCDPRRETPPADVRPSHSGSAAVAAGVLSPHAPSRAQPGRGRFTVERARGRSVVSRAFATSPLRLLTPRNHGHAAWIFTSSHGGGLVDGDDIALRASVGAGATAFLSTQSATKVYRSPRGTRAALDADVGDNALLVVAPDAVICFAGSRYRQTQRVNLGAGSGLVLLDWVTSGRRESGERWAFDEYVSRTVVHLEGRLLVHDALALRGADGRMDARFGPFDVLAAAVLVGRGLAEEIERLDARVRAEPVKRGADRLIAAAPLQDAGCVLRVAGRTVEDVDETLRDLLGFVPRLLGDSPWARKW, from the coding sequence ATGACATCCGCGACTACCTCACGGTGTGATCCGCGCCGTGAGACCCCGCCGGCGGATGTCCGGCCATCGCATTCGGGAAGCGCAGCCGTGGCGGCCGGTGTCCTGTCGCCGCATGCACCGAGCCGCGCGCAGCCCGGCCGCGGGCGGTTCACGGTCGAGCGGGCGCGCGGGCGCAGCGTCGTGTCGCGGGCCTTCGCCACGAGCCCGCTGCGGCTGCTGACCCCCAGGAACCACGGCCATGCCGCCTGGATCTTCACCTCGAGCCATGGCGGCGGGCTGGTGGACGGCGACGACATCGCGCTACGGGCGTCGGTCGGCGCCGGCGCCACGGCGTTCCTGTCGACGCAGTCCGCCACCAAGGTCTACCGTTCGCCGCGCGGCACACGGGCGGCGCTGGACGCCGACGTCGGCGACAACGCCCTGCTCGTCGTCGCGCCGGACGCCGTGATCTGCTTCGCCGGCTCCCGCTATCGCCAGACGCAGCGGGTCAACCTCGGCGCCGGAAGCGGGCTGGTGCTGCTCGACTGGGTGACGTCGGGCCGCCGGGAGTCGGGCGAGCGCTGGGCCTTCGACGAGTACGTCAGCCGCACCGTCGTCCACCTGGAAGGGCGCCTGCTCGTTCACGACGCGCTGGCGCTGCGGGGGGCGGACGGGCGGATGGATGCCCGCTTCGGTCCGTTCGACGTGCTGGCCGCCGCGGTGCTGGTGGGCCGCGGGCTGGCGGAGGAAATCGAGCGGCTCGACGCCCGCGTGCGCGCCGAACCGGTGAAACGCGGCGCCGACCGTCTCATCGCCGCCGCACCGCTGCAAGACGCCGGCTGCGTCCTGCGGGTCGCGGGCCGCACGGTGGAAGACGTCGACGAAACGTTGCGGGACCTTCTCGGTTTTGTGCCCCGGCTGCTCGGCGACAGCCCGTGGGCGCGGAAATGGTAG
- a CDS encoding AI-2E family transporter: protein MEFELTPRQMRTVAAAVTTVAAVIILIAAGLLGWLIVLFVRTFSGVFLPLVVGGVAALVFRPYYDWLRGPGRMPVAGAVAAVFLSALVPLAAFTAFFGHLAVRQFLGLAEQVPELWEQTRTLAEAMLPRVGVVLDTWGVGELLGEVVSAQQTTVVEWLRTVVSGAVEAGFGFARGFSALLSWAITPIYFAYFLTATGIRFDADQLLPFLKPGARRDVTYLLHEFVAILVAFLRGQLIIASLQGLLFAVGFSLIGLSYGFVIGMALGMLNIVPYLGSMIGLAVALPIAFFQADGGLSTCVLLLVVFAVVQQIEGWFLTPRIMGERTGLHFMAIVVAILFWGTVFDSVLGLVLAIPLTAFLESVWHLAREKYIPHR, encoded by the coding sequence GTGGAATTCGAGCTCACACCCCGCCAGATGCGCACCGTTGCGGCCGCGGTAACCACCGTGGCGGCGGTGATCATTCTCATCGCGGCCGGGTTGCTGGGATGGTTGATCGTGTTGTTCGTTCGGACCTTCTCGGGCGTGTTCCTGCCTCTGGTGGTCGGGGGTGTTGCGGCACTCGTGTTCCGGCCGTACTACGACTGGCTGCGCGGCCCGGGCCGGATGCCGGTCGCAGGAGCGGTCGCTGCGGTGTTCCTTTCCGCCCTCGTCCCGCTGGCCGCGTTCACTGCGTTCTTCGGGCATCTGGCGGTTCGTCAGTTTCTCGGCCTCGCTGAGCAGGTGCCCGAGCTATGGGAGCAGACTCGTACGTTGGCCGAGGCGATGCTGCCGCGCGTCGGCGTGGTGCTCGATACCTGGGGCGTGGGCGAATTGCTGGGGGAGGTCGTGTCGGCTCAACAGACCACGGTGGTGGAATGGTTGCGGACTGTCGTGTCGGGCGCGGTCGAGGCCGGTTTCGGATTCGCGCGTGGGTTCAGTGCCCTGCTCTCGTGGGCGATCACGCCGATCTACTTCGCTTACTTCCTGACCGCCACCGGCATTCGGTTCGACGCCGATCAACTGCTGCCGTTTCTCAAGCCTGGCGCGCGCAGGGACGTGACGTATCTGCTGCACGAGTTCGTCGCCATCCTCGTCGCGTTTCTTCGCGGACAGTTGATCATCGCGTCCCTGCAGGGCTTGCTGTTCGCCGTCGGCTTCTCCCTGATCGGTCTCAGCTACGGGTTCGTCATCGGCATGGCGCTGGGGATGCTCAACATCGTTCCGTACCTCGGTAGTATGATCGGGCTCGCCGTTGCCCTGCCTATCGCCTTCTTCCAAGCGGACGGCGGCCTGAGTACCTGCGTGCTCCTGCTGGTGGTGTTCGCCGTCGTGCAGCAGATCGAGGGCTGGTTCCTGACCCCAAGAATCATGGGCGAGCGTACCGGCCTCCACTTCATGGCCATAGTCGTGGCGATTCTGTTCTGGGGCACGGTATTCGACAGTGTCCTGGGACTGGTCCTGGCGATTCCGCTGACCGCGTTCCTGGAGTCGGTCTGGCACTTGGCGCGCGAGAAGTACATTCCGCATCGTTAA
- a CDS encoding urease subunit beta codes for MHLTPREVDKLILHQAGFLAQKRLARGLRLNYVEAVALIATQLLEFIRDGRSVAELMDLGRRFLGTGDVLDGIADMVDEVQVEGTFPDGTKLVTVHHPIVAEHGDHELALYGSFLTPPAPERTGGPPAAGLAGAPGEVMTADGAITLNEDRDAVSLTVANTGDRPIQVGSHYHFFETNRALAFDRRAAYGRRLDIPAGTAVRFEPGESKTATLVPIAGARVVRGGNAWASGPVDESRDLENLE; via the coding sequence ATGCATCTGACACCGCGCGAGGTCGACAAGCTGATCCTGCACCAGGCCGGGTTCCTGGCGCAGAAACGGCTTGCCCGCGGGCTCAGGCTGAACTACGTCGAGGCGGTCGCGCTGATTGCGACGCAACTGCTGGAGTTCATTCGGGACGGGCGCTCGGTGGCCGAGCTGATGGACCTCGGACGGCGGTTCCTGGGAACCGGCGACGTCCTCGACGGGATAGCCGACATGGTGGACGAGGTGCAGGTCGAAGGCACTTTCCCCGACGGCACGAAGCTCGTGACGGTCCACCACCCCATCGTGGCGGAGCACGGCGACCACGAGCTGGCGCTGTACGGCAGCTTTCTCACGCCGCCCGCGCCAGAACGGACGGGCGGACCCCCGGCCGCGGGGCTGGCGGGAGCCCCCGGCGAGGTAATGACCGCGGACGGCGCCATCACGCTGAACGAGGATCGCGACGCCGTCAGCCTGACCGTCGCGAACACCGGCGACCGGCCCATCCAGGTCGGCAGCCACTACCACTTCTTCGAGACCAATCGCGCCCTGGCCTTCGACCGCAGGGCGGCCTACGGACGCCGCCTGGACATTCCCGCGGGCACCGCGGTCCGCTTCGAGCCCGGCGAGAGCAAGACGGCCACGCTGGTGCCCATCGCCGGTGCGCGCGTCGTCCGCGGCGGCAACGCCTGGGCGAGCGGCCCGGTGGACGAATCACGCGACCTGGAGAACCTGGAGTAG
- the urtD gene encoding urea ABC transporter ATP-binding protein UrtD encodes MKADPGPADSVSRRDAWREKRDAALRRQRSPLGGGVLYLQHVTVSFDGFKALDDLTLHVDPGELLCVIGPNGAGKTTMMDVITGKTRPDEGTVWFGNQINLLTLTEPEIVQVGIGRKFQKPTVFDFLTVFENLELALAGDKSFWRTFVARLTRADRERIAAVLETTGLEAKRDSPAGALAHGQKQWLEIGMLLMQEPKLLLVDEPVAGMTPQETERTGELLLSLAGRHSVVVVEHDMEFVRSIANRVAVLHEGRVLAEGNMEDVQDDPRVIEVYLGA; translated from the coding sequence ATGAAGGCGGATCCGGGACCCGCCGATTCCGTGAGCCGGCGCGACGCCTGGCGCGAGAAGCGCGACGCCGCGCTGCGGCGGCAACGGTCCCCGCTCGGCGGCGGCGTGCTGTACTTGCAGCACGTAACGGTAAGCTTCGACGGCTTCAAGGCGCTGGACGACCTCACCCTGCACGTCGACCCGGGCGAGCTGCTGTGCGTTATCGGGCCGAACGGGGCCGGCAAGACCACGATGATGGACGTCATCACCGGGAAGACGCGGCCGGACGAGGGCACGGTGTGGTTCGGGAACCAGATCAACCTGTTGACGCTGACCGAGCCGGAGATCGTGCAGGTCGGCATCGGCCGCAAGTTCCAGAAGCCCACCGTCTTCGATTTCCTGACGGTCTTCGAGAACCTGGAGCTGGCCCTCGCCGGCGACAAGTCTTTCTGGCGCACGTTCGTCGCGCGCCTGACCCGCGCCGACCGCGAACGCATCGCTGCCGTTCTCGAGACCACCGGGCTGGAGGCGAAGCGCGACTCGCCGGCCGGGGCCCTGGCCCACGGGCAGAAGCAATGGCTCGAGATCGGCATGCTCCTGATGCAGGAGCCCAAGCTGCTGCTGGTGGACGAGCCGGTCGCCGGCATGACGCCGCAGGAGACCGAGCGCACCGGCGAGCTGCTGCTGTCGCTGGCGGGACGGCACTCGGTGGTCGTCGTCGAGCACGACATGGAGTTCGTGCGGTCGATTGCCAACCGGGTGGCGGTCCTGCACGAGGGGCGGGTGCTGGCCGAGGGCAACATGGAGGACGTACAGGACGACCCGCGGGTCATCGAGGTATATCTCGGCGCATGA